A genomic stretch from Ferrimicrobium sp. includes:
- a CDS encoding dihydroorotate dehydrogenase, whose product MSRGVDLSVRLGQLRLQNPVMTASGTAGYGVEFANVIDLTLLGAHMTKSLAVFAHAGNPAPRLAPLVGGMLNSVGLPGPGIEAWLGTHYRPLLQSGAVFGVSIWGRTIDDYIEAATLLAHGAPEVALIELNVSCPNTEAGDRLFAHDPVSTAAIVAGCRAVMDRPLYVKLSPNTDRYLEVAGAAIEAGADGLVAINTVFGQWFDERGPALGTPRGGGLSGPQIHGIALRIVGELRQKFGAIPIVGVGGIASAGGVLRMLRAGANAIQVGTANFVDPRRSQLIIDQLRARVQISGMASLGELVDSGFAG is encoded by the coding sequence GTGAGCCGAGGCGTGGATCTGTCGGTCAGGCTTGGCCAGCTCCGGCTCCAAAATCCGGTGATGACGGCGTCCGGTACCGCTGGCTACGGTGTCGAGTTTGCCAACGTCATCGACCTTACGCTTCTTGGGGCCCACATGACCAAATCGCTCGCCGTCTTCGCCCATGCTGGGAACCCTGCGCCGCGACTGGCGCCGCTCGTTGGGGGGATGTTGAACTCGGTTGGTTTGCCTGGCCCGGGTATTGAGGCTTGGCTTGGCACCCACTATCGGCCGCTGCTGCAATCTGGTGCCGTCTTCGGTGTCAGTATCTGGGGTCGAACCATCGATGACTACATCGAGGCGGCCACCCTACTGGCTCACGGGGCACCCGAGGTGGCACTGATCGAGCTCAACGTCTCGTGCCCAAATACTGAGGCTGGTGATCGGCTGTTTGCTCATGATCCGGTGAGCACGGCTGCGATCGTTGCGGGCTGTCGAGCGGTCATGGATCGACCACTGTATGTGAAACTCTCCCCGAACACTGATCGGTATTTGGAGGTCGCCGGTGCGGCCATCGAGGCCGGAGCCGATGGACTCGTTGCCATCAACACCGTCTTTGGTCAGTGGTTTGATGAGCGTGGCCCAGCACTTGGGACACCACGAGGTGGTGGACTTTCAGGTCCTCAGATTCATGGTATTGCCCTGCGAATCGTCGGCGAATTGCGCCAGAAGTTTGGGGCCATTCCGATCGTGGGTGTTGGTGGTATTGCGAGCGCCGGTGGAGTCCTTCGCATGCTGAGAGCCGGCGCCAATGCCATCCAGGTCGGTACCGCCAACTTTGTCGATCCACGACGATCACAACTCATCATCGACCAGCTCAGAGCCCGGGTCCAGATCTCAGGGATGGCGTCATTGGGTGAACTCGTTGACTCGGGCTTTGCGGGATGA
- the pyrF gene encoding orotidine-5'-phosphate decarboxylase — protein MRERLILALDRDDTVAAMRLATGLREYFGIVKVGLELFSAAGPSVVFGLREAGFRVFIDVKLHDIPTTVGRASRVLGSLGPAFVTMHAVGGVEMVLRGVEGLMEGASLAGEEMPVALAVTVLTSEASADPELLGTRISIALAGGAQGYVASAHDLATTRTLAPAMISVVPGIRTADGSVDDQRRVATASEALAGGADYLVIGRMVTEAADPVAAAMTLVTGLAG, from the coding sequence ATGAGGGAACGATTGATTCTGGCACTCGATCGTGACGATACGGTCGCCGCCATGCGTTTGGCAACTGGCTTGCGCGAGTATTTTGGCATCGTCAAGGTGGGGCTTGAGCTGTTCTCGGCAGCTGGTCCTTCCGTCGTATTTGGGTTGCGTGAGGCAGGATTTCGGGTATTTATCGACGTCAAGCTTCATGATATACCGACGACAGTTGGTCGAGCGTCTCGCGTACTAGGATCGCTTGGCCCGGCGTTTGTTACCATGCACGCAGTTGGGGGTGTCGAGATGGTCCTCCGCGGCGTTGAGGGGTTGATGGAGGGGGCCTCTTTGGCAGGGGAGGAGATGCCCGTGGCCTTAGCGGTCACCGTGTTGACCTCGGAGGCCAGCGCCGACCCCGAACTCCTAGGGACCCGGATCTCCATTGCGCTCGCTGGGGGTGCGCAAGGCTATGTTGCGAGTGCTCACGATCTCGCGACGACGCGGACGCTTGCCCCGGCAATGATCTCGGTGGTGCCAGGGATTCGGACAGCCGATGGGTCAGTAGATGATCAGCGTCGGGTGGCGACGGCCAGTGAGGCGCTCGCTGGCGGCGCCGACTATCTGGTCATTGGGAGGATGGTGACCGAGGCGGCTGATCCGGTTGCGGCAGCGATGACCCTGGTGACAGGGCTCGCTGGCTAA
- a CDS encoding integration host factor yields the protein MPLPPQLTPEQRAAALAKGAEARRARAEVKERLKTGSMPLSELLAQAEKDEIIGRMKVLSVIESLPGIGKIKARRIMEDIGIAETRRVQGLGAVQRKRLLEETERH from the coding sequence ATGCCATTGCCACCACAATTGACGCCAGAACAGAGGGCCGCTGCACTTGCTAAGGGTGCAGAGGCAAGGAGGGCCCGTGCCGAGGTGAAGGAGCGCCTCAAGACTGGTAGTATGCCGCTTTCTGAGCTACTTGCGCAAGCTGAGAAGGATGAGATCATCGGGAGGATGAAGGTCCTTTCGGTTATCGAGTCGCTCCCGGGAATTGGGAAGATCAAGGCCCGCCGGATTATGGAGGATATCGGTATCGCCGAGACTCGCCGTGTTCAGGGCCTAGGCGCGGTACAACGCAAGCGCTTGCTCGAAGAGACCGAGCGCCACTGA
- a CDS encoding guanylate kinase yields the protein MATEVVRRIPSLALSISWTTRKIRPGESEDAYVFVSRKRFLAAVDVGFFLEWEEFGHNLYGTPRPNAGAGPNGGHSAVLLEIDAKGARTVRRLEPSSLIIGLEPPSLAALRDRMGGRGDSPEHIERRVKIADEEMALARSIADHVVVNDDLGSAVDEVVHLIEAWLQERSTR from the coding sequence ATCGCCACTGAGGTAGTCCGCCGGATTCCTTCATTGGCGCTTTCCATATCTTGGACGACGCGCAAAATCCGCCCCGGTGAGTCGGAGGATGCCTATGTTTTCGTGAGTCGTAAGCGGTTTCTCGCGGCCGTCGACGTTGGCTTTTTTCTTGAGTGGGAGGAGTTTGGCCACAATCTCTACGGCACACCGCGTCCCAATGCGGGAGCGGGCCCCAATGGGGGGCATAGTGCGGTGCTGTTGGAGATCGACGCCAAGGGAGCGCGAACGGTTAGGAGATTGGAGCCCTCGTCGCTGATTATCGGGCTGGAGCCCCCTTCACTTGCTGCGCTACGCGACCGCATGGGTGGTCGTGGCGATTCCCCTGAACATATCGAACGCCGGGTGAAGATCGCGGACGAGGAGATGGCGCTTGCGAGAAGCATCGCCGATCACGTCGTGGTCAACGATGATCTTGGGAGCGCCGTCGACGAGGTCGTTCACCTGATCGAGGCCTGGCTGCAGGAAAGATCCACAAGATAG
- the rpoZ gene encoding DNA-directed RNA polymerase subunit omega, which translates to MERTRSMLMPPIEVLLEDTGSKFTLVSLAAKRARQINEYRSRLGDGLGTLIPPQLESDAAKSLSLAFDEIAAGKIVPEFHEELAEVVTDDEPE; encoded by the coding sequence ATGGAACGAACGAGGTCGATGTTGATGCCGCCAATCGAGGTGCTCCTTGAGGATACGGGATCGAAGTTCACCCTCGTGTCGCTGGCCGCAAAGCGCGCACGCCAGATCAACGAGTACCGTAGTCGTCTTGGCGATGGCTTGGGTACGCTGATTCCTCCTCAGCTGGAGTCCGATGCGGCCAAGTCTTTGTCGTTGGCCTTCGATGAGATCGCTGCTGGCAAGATCGTTCCGGAGTTTCATGAGGAGCTTGCCGAAGTGGTCACCGACGACGAGCCGGAGTAG
- the coaBC gene encoding bifunctional phosphopantothenoylcysteine decarboxylase/phosphopantothenate--cysteine ligase CoaBC has protein sequence MAEHVVVVVTGGVAAFKSLEVVRELLERGYEVATVMTEAAENFLGPQSLASVGHTNPSRGLFGTSPSPHTELAEWADLFVVVPATADFLAKMAHGQADDLATTSLLAFDGPVIVAPAMHSAMWEAPATQRNVTTLIGDGVHVMGPTNGRLAGGDVGVGRLVDPLWIVEAVRYWLSETPRSLVGLSITVSAGGTREPIDAVRYIGNRSSGRQGFALAQVAAIAGATVRCVATVDPPFPPDLIEIVRVETAVEMLEAMLEAQHDADVLIMSAAVADFRVREPFAGKVKRAGKERLELSLVANPDVLVELVRHRSEDQIIVGFAAEVENLEASVASKLASKGVDLMVGNNVAAPGTAFGSPDNAVYLLDRTGRASWVPLAAKAEVASAILAAIAVLAKV, from the coding sequence GTGGCTGAGCACGTCGTCGTTGTCGTCACCGGCGGAGTAGCGGCCTTTAAATCTCTCGAGGTTGTCAGAGAACTACTTGAGCGGGGCTACGAGGTTGCCACTGTCATGACTGAGGCAGCCGAAAACTTTCTTGGCCCACAGTCGCTGGCCTCCGTTGGGCACACGAATCCCTCGCGTGGCCTGTTTGGCACCTCCCCTTCACCACATACTGAATTGGCCGAGTGGGCCGATCTGTTCGTTGTCGTTCCCGCCACCGCTGACTTTTTGGCCAAGATGGCTCATGGTCAGGCTGACGACCTCGCTACCACCTCGCTGTTGGCCTTTGACGGACCGGTGATCGTCGCGCCTGCAATGCATTCGGCCATGTGGGAGGCGCCGGCGACGCAACGCAACGTGACCACGCTCATCGGTGACGGTGTACATGTCATGGGCCCGACGAACGGGCGACTCGCTGGCGGTGATGTTGGTGTTGGACGGCTGGTAGATCCTCTTTGGATCGTCGAGGCGGTGAGGTATTGGCTCAGTGAGACCCCACGATCACTTGTCGGCCTGTCGATTACCGTCTCGGCTGGTGGAACGCGCGAGCCAATCGATGCCGTGCGCTACATTGGCAACCGTTCCAGTGGTCGCCAGGGATTCGCTCTCGCCCAGGTGGCTGCCATTGCAGGAGCAACGGTGCGCTGTGTTGCCACGGTAGACCCGCCGTTTCCCCCTGACCTGATCGAGATCGTCCGTGTCGAGACCGCCGTTGAGATGCTCGAGGCCATGCTCGAGGCCCAGCACGATGCCGATGTGTTGATTATGAGCGCAGCGGTCGCGGACTTTCGCGTGCGAGAACCTTTTGCCGGCAAGGTCAAACGTGCCGGCAAGGAGCGCCTTGAGCTTTCGTTGGTTGCCAACCCGGATGTGTTGGTCGAACTGGTACGCCATCGTAGCGAGGACCAAATCATCGTCGGGTTCGCGGCTGAAGTAGAGAACCTTGAGGCCAGCGTTGCGTCGAAATTGGCGAGCAAGGGGGTGGATCTGATGGTTGGTAACAACGTCGCAGCTCCCGGCACCGCGTTTGGTTCACCAGATAACGCGGTGTATCTACTGGATCGCACGGGTCGTGCATCCTGGGTCCCGCTCGCCGCCAAGGCTGAGGTCGCCAGTGCCATCTTGGCAGCGATCGCCGTCTTGGCCAAGGTCTAG